From Ananas comosus cultivar F153 linkage group 2, ASM154086v1, whole genome shotgun sequence:
ctagatgttcttctctcattactttatttatcgctttgttgtagacgccttgtatattttagacatttggcgggtctggacacgcgcctggcgggctttcgctgggccccggggcgtggCAGGTTGGCAATTCACCtcaagtgtactggtacaaccatcaaggtgtaccggtacaaatcctgtaccggtacaaccatcaaggctgtaccggtacacagcctgactgaggctaacccgagagcaggaCCAACAATCCAcccttttggattttggtactaAGTttcaaacctcaattctcgggatatgagccataggtcggaacactgtcaacgaccctccagaatatctggaaaaactcataacactcatcaaacactcgaacctcgtaatttgcaaaggtccagtgtgttacattctctTCCCTCCAttggggtgtgtgtgtgtggtgggctgaggaagaagaagaaaggggagAAAACCCTTTTTAAAGTCAAACCCCCACCACAATATTACAAGAATGCCACTCTACGCTGGGCACTTTTCGGGCATGGGGTCTGGACTTTGGCCCTAGGGTctggaccccgtaggtccagaaaaactgcaaatttcagcctttttcaaTTTCGCTCCGTTTTGCTTCGTTTTCGCTCCCAGGGTCCCCGATGCATTTCTAATCATTCCGAGAACCCCGAAACACATTTTCGAGCGCGTTTAGATCAACGTTTCATCCACGCTTCGCCGGATTAGGCCAAAGTTAAACATAGCTACTCGAGTTCCGTTTCTGCGTCCAACTCGCACCGAAAACAATCGGATGcacccgaacttcaccgaaactACTCCAAGAAAAGCTTTCCAAACTaatatacaccgtaacttcataactatagaagttcggtatgttataGTGCTTTTaacattctaaccacccatcaaaattgatggatggtttGGAAGTTAGGAGCATGATGGCTGTTGTActcttaatagcacagtagccctactctctctctctatatatatataaaaagagagggagagagagaaagagagagagttgagctggaatactatcggtagcaaatgggctctgttgccacccatttgttttcaataatggagcccccaaatcgatgatcagtacaattgaacatgatttatatcatTTGATGcatgtagaaaccaaatttcatgcttttctgatattgttctcttgtccatcaagtaggcataaaaatgaatgactgaaaatgCATATCCTTTAAAAACTGATGATAGGAGTTTGgcaatcaagatcaagagtatagatcttatttcaAATAGttcaaagaattttctaataaaaatccaattgatttggatatctttatactgttaaacgagaaaatatcTCATATCGGCTATTAAAAGTACAGATTTTAAAACCCTTTAATTATTAGGgcaatgatgttgaaaaattttgaaacttgatttctacatacttcaagtggtatagatcatgttcaatggtgccgatcgttgatttggaggctccattatcgaaaacaattaggtggcaacggagcccgtttgctatcaatagcattccagctcatctctctctctctctctctctctctctctctctctatatatatatatatatatataaaaagagagagagagagagagagagagagagcgagagttgagctagaatactctcaaaagcaccatgaaggtggtgcttttgagtttttagccattggatggagagatgtgaggttgagatgatggtggtaaatggtggtaggtggtggtaggtggaatagtgtttgatccaagggctattagtaatcaagagtTAGTCTTACAAAAGTCTTATTTCGAACATAGTCATTTTTAAAACGTAAGATCTGAATATCAATTGGTTAGGTTCTGTACTTCTTTAATTATTAGAACTAGCTAGTGTCTAACTCAATTTATAATATACAGGGATAATGACTTTGAGATCCTCGCCAGGTAGTGGAGGAGGGTGGACACTATCACTTTAGTCTGCACTACACTTCAGATTAGCCGTATTTTTTTCTTCGATTGCCTATTGGGGGAAATTTTTACTTATCGATATTTTGAGTCCCATCGTGTTTAGGGAGTCCTCCTGATTTAGACCTTGAACGAAGTCTGGTTGCTCGTTAACTCTCGTTCCTAACTCATTGAAGGGTTTTCTTCAAGAAGAACTCTCTCTCTGCGCACTTTTTTGATTCTCATGTTACCTAGTTGCCATTTCCGAAAGCGCTTTGATTCGAAAATGACCATTACAACTTGTTTATTTTACTGCAGATTTTCGAAACTATTTACTGACTCGATTATCAAATTTATACACATAGGATTGTGTTCGAAAATGATAGAAGTCCATTCAAATcagtatgaaattttgatacaaaattattcAGCCTCACTCTCATCTACAACAGATGCTTAAGTATTTTATTCCGATGATCAGCAGTTCAATTTTGCTGCTATTCACATTTGTTTAAtggatatttttaatttttcagcccgtttaaaataattgattttgagttcatttcgattgctaggtaaatgatatcgcaaaaaatcgtaaaatttattttcatagaAACtcaatacgctagatcaagtttaacgagccgatcgtccaTTCAGAAGCTCCAGATCATCGAAAATGGCCCTCACGGAGCCGTGCTCCTGACGAAGCACTAGCAGcgcctgtatatatatatatatatatatatatatattattataatcttatttaatctattatcatatatatagtgATATCAAATTAGGTGGTAATCTATTAAATAGTTAAAACATTCTTTTGCCTATCAGATTTTTACGATTTTAAAAACCCTTGACTGTTCAAAAATCTCTGGCGTAGCAAAATTAACAGGGGTTATTAAGCATGATATAATAGATCACTTTCGGTCTTGAGAAATCTCGAAAGAGTATTTAAGCTTATATTGGAAGTGTTCACTTATCGCCTCGTCTTCGACGTGGTCTCCACTGGGTGAACATATAGCTTATTTAATCCATCTTGAGAGTCTTAGGAAATAAATGTAAAGAAGTTTGTTTGATGTTCCAAGGCTAAAAGAACTTACGGTATCACAATGTCGATTATTGCTACCACACTAGATTATCAGCAAAATGACGTGCACGGCtaacataataatatagtaggaTTTAATACATAAAAAAGTTTTCATATGTAATTTTATAACcacaaaaaattttctaattaatctttattaattattaaaacaaaataaaaaaaagcccATAATAGGTGGTACAAATTTCATTATAACTTTTCAGAAAACAGGATGGAAAATAAAATGGGAAAGTCCGGCAAATAAAAATATGGACAATTAATCTATTAGGGGTGATATTAAAGTACACAAGCTAagggagaaaaataaattttggactAGAAAGTAAATATGTCAATTAATGCAAACTTTCATGATGCTCTGATTAATCTAAACATAGGAATTCGTaggcaaaataatttacattttacattaTTGATGGTGCGAAATAGTAGTataactaaatattgatatgaaaaatttagCAAATgactattaattattataagcGATATTTAATGAGGTacaactaaatttcatattttgaacaAATTAGAATAAGCAGGGCATATATTATGTTTTACGCTACTATcgttttaattcaaaaattattatggATGATTGTTTTcaagaaatataaagaaaaaaaatttgttgccGATGAGAGTAGAAGGAGAGTTACAATGGATGTAAGTGACGTCAGACAGGcatcaggggaaaaaaaataatagatatgaaatatagaaatataattctTACCAAGAAATTACATTAGGGGCTTTATGCAAAAACACAATGAATAGGATTTAAATAATatgttttactatttttaatttagttatttaataATCTTGTCAAAAACAGCAAATCTAATTGACAGAACGTGTTTCTTCATTAATacgataattttattttttaaataattaattaattgccaTACGGAACTTCTGAGTCTTTTGCGACATTTTTTTTATCTGGATATTGTTATAATACGATTTCAATAATTCGACAACAGGGATTCTTCGAATGAATATGTCGCAAAcactaattttaaataattagattaCTCTACCAACGTGCGATTTTGAGTTGTCATGTTATCTGACCATATACGCAATTTCTGGTTTAGTTTCGATGTTTATATATATCCTGATACTTACTCAGACATTTGTAGTCTTGAACGTTAGATTATTGGTCGGAACCAATAGAGTATTTaacatattatttaaattaattttcatccttattatttttaacatattataCTGCCACATATGTATTTGAGTTTAGACCTTTTTTTTTCGCAACTaacatttcaaataattcgcaacagattattgcttattatcgcaacaataattttaaataattaattatctgccaatacgaaatttgagtttgcaaCAGATTATTTCCaccgcgaaaaaataattcgccaataattttaaataattaattaaaccaataatttcaaataattcgtaaccaaatatctatatttgagtttgacacgtggcaagcatatagaaagtcacgtgtcagcttctcacatagggttcattaagggttctacttttatatatagtaatagataatagatagtagcccagtccaactctctctctctctctctctctctctctctctctctctctctctctctatatatatatatatatatatatatatatatatataattaggctactattatctatagtaccggagcttcgatactatagttttgttttcgatcttagggtgtccaaattaacgatccacaccgttaaatatgatctatggtatatgaagtttttaggaataaaattttagttttttttgacattgttaacttagtaaataaattatgtcaaaatggacggtggaaattgaataatctttaaaatttgagtatagggcttttaaattcaagatcaaaaatgttaaacttaatctagatattttaaagtattttctatcaaaatttgaagaaatttagattcttctacaccgttaaacttcaaactcgctatagtagccattgaaaattgacaattttgaaatggtttgatcataaagtaaattatgtcaaaaaaaatataaaatcctAGATttgttttaacggtgtggatcgttgatttgaacaccctaaaatcgaaaacgggactatagtaccggagctccggtactatagataatataggagactagctctatatatatatatatatatatatatatatatatatatatatatatatatatatatatagagtcccgctatggtgcttgtaaaagtaNNNNNNNNNNNNNNNNNNNNNNNNNNNNNNNNNNNNNNNNNNNNNNNNNNNNNNNNNNNNNNNNNNNNNNNNNNNNNNNNNNNNNNNNNNNNNNNNNNNNNNNNNNNNNNNNNNNNNNNNNNNNNNNNNNNNNNNNNNNNNNNNNNNNNNNNNNNNNNNNNNNNNNNNNNNNNNNNNNNNNNNNNNNNNNNNNNNNNNNNNNNNNNNNNNNNNNNNNNNNNNNNNNNNNNNNNNNNNNNNNNNNNNNNNNNNNNNNNNNNNNNNNNNNNNNNNNNNNNNNNNNNNNNNNNNNNNNNNNNNNNNNNNNNNNNNNNNNNNNNNNNNNNNNNNNNNNNNNNNNNNNNNNNNNNNNNNNNNNNNNNNNNNNNNNNNNNNNNNNNNNNNNNNNNNNNNNNNNNNNNNNNNNNNNNNNNNNNNNNNNNNNNNNNNNNNNNNNNNNNNNNNNNNNNNNNNNNNNNNNNNNNNNNNNNNNNNNNNNNNNNNNNNNNNNNNNNNNNNNNNNNNNNNNNNNNNNNNNNNNNNNNNNNNNNNNNNNNNNNNNNNNNNNNNNNNNNNNNNNNNNNNNNNNNNNNNNNNNNNNNNNNNNNNNNNNNNNNNNNNNNNNNNNNNNNNNNNNNNNNNNNNNNNNNNNNNNNNNNNNNNNNNNNNNNNNNNNNNNNNNNNNNNNNNNNNNNNNNNNNNNNNNNNNNNNNNNNNNNNNNNNNNNNNNNNNNNNNNNNNNNNNNNNNNNNNNNNNNNNNNNNNNNNNNNNNNNNNNNNNNNNNNNNNNNNNNNNNNNNNNNNNNNNNNNNNNNNNNNNNNNNNNNNNNNNNNNNNNNNaaattaaatttcataatttttcgacatcatttaccttacgatcaaaagctcacaaaattgataatttttaacggccggtatggaatacttgctagtttaatggtgcaaaagaatcggaataggttgaatttttgataaaaaattctattcactacctagataaagatcaataattccgatcttaaattgaaggatctgatcatccaatttttaagacatcgttcgattttgaccgttcattttatgcccgcttgatggactttattatgatttcaaaaaattacgaaatttattttttagaagtttcaaatactctagatcatatttaatggagtggatcgtcgattcggaagctccatcattgaaaacaacttatgagtacgaaggacccaatactcataatagtatagtagccctactatatacatatatatataggcattctTTCGAAACTCTAATTCTCAAATTATACCCTATTCTAAAAAAGACTTTACAAAAAGGCCCCGGGTAAAATCatgacaaaaaaagagaaaggaatggTGAAACGGGAGAaggcgaagagagagaaaaaaaacaaatgagagagaggagggagaaaggggataaaaataatttggtcagtttattaaaaattcagatCTGATctataaaatctgaaaaactatcttatttttgcaaaaacatAAAACCAATGAACTTTTTAGGCAAATTGGCCATTTATTATTGTACAGAATAGTCCAGAGGTTTGCCCTTTCGAACCCTATAGGCTATAGCTTAGTTTTGGCGTTAGCCAGTTCCCGATCAACTTTATAGTCTCTGGCCACCCTTATCCCATCGTCCAAAAATAGAGGGTAAGAGGGTAAGGGTGGCACAGAGACAAAGAGTTGATGTTTTTGAGACTGAGTTGTTGAGGGCTTGAGTGCTCTAGGCTGAACAGAGGATAAGACAAGTGACAGatggcaaaatattttttgctggggaaaaaaaatctttgaagTTTAGACAGAATTTGacatatttcttttcttatcaaaaatagcaaaatattAGGTATAAATTCAACTCAAGAACTTCCAATTTCAACTAGTCAAATCCAAAATGGactatctatataaatatatgaatccAGAGTTAGGATCCAGGTGGTGGGAAGGGGAAGCGGGAGGGGctagggttggggttgggggTGGGTGTGGGGGCCCACTTGAGGGGGGTGGGcatagttcttttttttattttttactttaatttttctctctcctctgaTTTGGACCGTAAAATTaggcttatttttttttaatctaatctatttttgctctctctcattataaaaatttaaaatatataattatttatacataacttttaaatagtttagattgtatatattaatataaattttagttttataatattaatcaattagatagattgtacaataaaaataaaagagagattgaTGAAGTTTAtcttaattagttattttaataaatttagttgcaaAAATTACATGAAGTATGCTAACTAAATCAGTAAACCTAAatgacgcattcaaattttgaaaaaaatatcattGACTAATTCAAATCTAATACATAagaagattagatagtaaaaataaaattttaaaaggttggataGCTGATTTAATATGGTTCGTATTTCAGAAAAACTCTATATGattttactttgattttaatatcaaactttaatactatatttatattgtgATAAACGatcaatttcatatttaaaatattttggaacatccaaaatatgattggccgacttttaattttaacaattaggtattttaaaatttattagatagtttaacgTATTCTTTACTCGAATAAAATTACTGATTAAATAAAACTGATCAATGATAAACTTTGCCTTcttatgaaataaaattaaaatagaaaaaggataaattacattttggtcctcaaactataagacgCATGACaatttagtcctcaaatttaaATGGGTTATTTTTTCTTAGCTCAAACTATAAGGTACCAGATGCTTTAGAGCTCAtactttaattatttataatttttagctcaAATTACGTGGAATATGACATTTTAATACTCAACTTTTACTACTATTATaaagggtccggctactatactattatgagtacgattgccctcgtactcataagttgtttttgatgatagagcttccaaaccgacgatccacaccgttaaacgttatttacagcatttaaaacttctagaaatcaaattttataatttttcgacatcatttaccttacgatcaagaggtcacaaatttgacaatttttaacggccggtatgggatacttgctagtttaacggtgtaaaagaatcggaatttgttgaatttttgatagaaaattctattcactacatagataaagatcaataactccgatcttgaattgaaggatccgattatccttttttaggacgtcgttcgattttgaccgttcattttatgcccacttgatggactttattatgatttcgaaaatttacaaaatttattttctagaaatttcaaatactctagatcatatttaacagagtggatcgtcgattcgaaagctgcatcattgaaaacaacttatgagtatgagggctccaatactcataatagtatagtagccatggccctattataaatataatttattattcttataatttcTCTCTTATTCCTTCTTTATctttattatgtttttatttttatgcttttacTACAGCCTTTTTTACTACAACTGCTTCTGCTgcttcttcaattttttttatttgtattattttttgttctttgacgttttttttttgtttcttcttttttttagctttatttatttttatggaaTCCACCCACTGCAATGGACGGTCTATCTTCACTAGTAGTTCATAAAAGGTCAGAACCAATACAACAGAAACCTTCTTTAGGTACGTCGTATCTACATATTAACATCAACAATGTTAGCAGCCGCTAAACAATCCCAACAAAAAAGAGTCTAACATCTAGAACACCGACAGAACTGACTGGAAAATGTTTTCTTGATTCGTACTGGCAAGAAAAAAGGACTAGCTTACCAAACACAATAGTTTATTATTAGAATTCTCCAGAAAAAGAAGCAATATAGAACACTTGTTGATAAAAATAACTTTCAAGGGCGCAATCTAAAGCAACAAGacaaactctctttttttttctttttttttttttcgtgctaAAGCACAAGCACAATTCAGTCACAAACGCAATCAAACTATCTAACTGGCAATGCTGTTTCAGCGAGCGAATCGATTTCTTGTTTCACATCCACCCCAGTATCCTTAGACATACAATCTGAGCTGTCATCTAGACCAGATGTTTTCTGCGAGCACACTGTCGGTTCCAGCCTAAACATCTCGTCACTTTCTAAACTTGATACCTTCTCCTTTGACTCCCCTTTCAGCAAGCCCACTACTTCAAGCATTGTGGGCCGCCTTTCCGGCTTACTCTGTGTACAAACAAGCCCGACAAGCACTAATCTCTTCAATTCTTCCTCAACGTAGTTACCGTTTAGCTTTGGATCAGCTATTTCACTGAACCTCCCCTCCCTCGCCAAAGGAAGAGCCCAATCACTTATTGCTAGCTTCTGTGTGGGACTTAAATTTTCAATGGGTCTTTTCCCACTAGCGAGCTCTAAAAGAAGTACTCCGAAGCTGTAAACATCACAACTCTCTGAGGCCTTTCCAAACATTGCGTATTCAGGGGCTAGATATCCGAGAGTGCCTTTTACTTTTGTAGTAACATGAGTTGCGCCGTCAGGAATGAGTTTTGCAAATCCAAAATCG
This genomic window contains:
- the LOC109728658 gene encoding PTI1-like tyrosine-protein kinase At3g15890 — translated: MSFRSFFCCRTILDRSEHGRKNATNWRVFSLKELHSATNSFNYDNKLGEGGFGSVYWGQLSDGSQIAVKRLKVLSNKAEQEFSIEVEVLGKVKHKNLLSLRGSCAEGQERLIVYDYMPNLSLLSHLHGTHSAECLLNWGRRMSIAIGSANGIAYLHHHATPHIIHRDIKASNVLLDSDFQARVADFGFAKLIPDGATHVTTKVKGTLGYLAPEYAMFGKASESCDVYSFGVLLLELASGKRPIENLSPTQKLAISDWALPLAREGRFSEIADPKLNGNYVEEELKRLVLVGLVCTQSKPERRPTMLEVVGLLKGESKEKVSSLESDEMFRLEPTVCSQKTSGLDDSSDCMSKDTGVDVKQEIDSLAETALPVR